The segment GCCGGTAACCACCTCTCTTAGGACCAGTCGGCCCCGGCACAAACTTCCCGGGAGGCCCCGAGAAACCCTGATTGGCCTGCCAAGCATAGCCCCGGCCACCTCCAAATGACGATGAGCCTCGGTGATGTCCATCGCCGTAAGCATTCACCCCATCATTGCCCCAGCGCCCTCGCGGCTGCGTGCGGTTACAGTCATCCCCATCCATCGCTCTCGCCGCAACAGGAGGGACTGCCGGCTTGGCAGCAGCCTTCGCTCCCGCCGCCACAGTAGCCTAAGCAGGAGGACGGGAGCCTTGTCCGCTCGCCTTTCCCGTCCCTGGGATCAACCCCTTATTCGCCGACGCAATAGGTTGGGTCGATGAAGATCGCGGCAGGGGCACCCCTCTCACAGCGATGACTGTCGATTGGAAAGCAGGGACACGGGGCGCTCGCCGTTGTCCCAACTTTGGAAATCCAGCCCGAGCAACCCTAGGAGACGAGAATGATGCGCCCTGACCGGACTCCTCCTGGCAAAAAGGCAGCCCACCGAGAGGTCGAATCACCCCAGACTGGGCCAAATACCCAGCCTGCGTATCCTCCTTCGATGAGTCAGCCAAACCAAGCCCATCAGCCGACAAAACGGCACTCAAAAAACTTGCCCTGTGATCGCGCCTCGCCTGCGCCAACGCCGCCTTCTCTGACGCACGATGAACCGGATCCTTCGGCTTGATCTTATGCTTGTTCATAGCACCCTCGGGCcaacaaccatgtttgaaaaaatcGGACAAAGAAATTGGAGGTCGACAAACCTTAGGTAACGGCCCAATCCATGGTTTTGGCCGAggtgtctccttcttcttcctcggcatGGAAACAACTCGCTGCAGCTTGCAGTCCAACAACACCTCCAGCGATGGTGCCGGGGTGCTCGGAGACGGTATTACCGGAGACCGCAATGCCACCGGTTCGTCGCCAAGATCGACGTCTGAATCTTCATCATGCTCAGCAAGCACCCAAAACCTTCCACCGAAACGAGAAGGACTCGAGCGATTACATACCTTATCACACGAAATCCCCAGATCGGAAGGTTCTAGAAAGAGCACTTGAAATCCGTCAATCTCAATCGAAAGCCCGATCCTAGGCACTTCATCAGCAGACAGATATCGCCCTGCCAGAATGTCGCCCTCCGCATCCCTAACGGTCGCCCAACCTGAAGCAAGGTGTAGAACAAGAGAACCATCTTGGTCATCCCTCGCGCCGTCAGATGACAACCTGAATCTAACCCCCCATCCTCGATGCCCGCGTGTAGAAAAATCACCAAAGGAATCAGATTCACAATGTTGAATCACCTGGATCTCACTGGGATCGATCTCCTCTCGAAGTGCCCCGCCGTCACGATGGGCATCATCGATCTCATCTCGGAGAGTCCCGCCGCGCGCATGGCCGTCGGTGGCCTCTGCGATCCCCTCGTCAGCCGCCTCGGTCACCGCCTGGGTAGTCGCCCCGGTAGTCGCCTGGGAAGTCGCCTCTCCCATGCGGCCCTCAATCGAACCTGTCTTCCCCCTGTTTGCTTTGCTTGCCTTTGTTACTGACCTCCTTATGGATTTTGCCTTCATATACACGTGTATACATTCATCTTTATGAACACACACAACCTATCATATAAGCACGTCTGAGAGACTGCACCTACATGCCTGCTGAGTACTTACTGGCTCGTGTACACATAATGTTGATGTTCATGACTTAATTGTGATGGAAAACAGTCCAGGCGTGACTTGAACACGAGACGGAAACAATGAGCACGAAACGGAAACTAACAGAATCAGCCCTGGCCTCATATTAGCCCTCCAACTCCGGCCGTCGCACGCAGTCCTCCAATCCCGATGGCGCTCCAAGACGACGATCTGCTCAGGGAGATCCTCCTCCGTCTCTCGCCGCTGCCGTCCTCCCTCCCGCGCGCCTCCGCAGTCTGCAAGCGGTGGCGGGGCCTCGTCGCCGACCCCGGATTCCTCTGCAGCTTCCGCGACCACCACCGGAAGGAGGGGCCGCCCCTCCTCGGCTTCTTCGTAACAGAATATCCGGAGCATTACGAGGTGGACGTGTTCCACCCCATTCTGGACCCTCCAGACAGGGTCCCTCTGAGCGTCGACGTCCGATGCCCCACCATGCTCGGGTGCCGCCACGGCCGCGTCCTCATTGTAGACGGTAAAAGCGGTGATCTCGTCGTGTGCGACCCCATCACCGGCCAGCAGCAGCGGGTCCCCATCCCGACGGAGTTGGACGCGGGCTGCTTGATGGGTACGGTGATGTGCGCTGCCGGCAACCATGCCACGTGCACGGCGCCTGTCATTCAGACCCCTTTAAGGTTGTCTTGGTGTCAGCCTACCCCGAGGAAAATTAAGATCGCATGTGTTTACTTCTCCGAGACTGGCTCATGGGGCAATCTCATCTCGATGGTCGGTCCACATCAATCATTTTGTGTCGGTTGCCCTGGGTTGCTTGTTGGCGGTACGCTTTACTGGCTGTCCGCTGAAGATACCATAATTCAGTTTGATTTGGAACAGCAGAGCCTAGCTGTGGTCACGGTGCCTCCAGGTACGGAGGAACTCAGCCATCGTCAGCTCATCCAGGGTGAGGATGGCGCGATTGGCTTTGCCGTTTTGTCTTACGCATTTCCAAATGTGGCAGAGGAACGTCAATTGTCGTGGTGTTGCCACATGGGCGCCGTGGAAGACCATACAAATGCACACCATTCTTGGCCTCCCTCCGGATCTTGAGTTACCGGGACTGAGAACTATATTGTGCTATGATGAGGACACTGATACAATTTTTCTATCTGTGGATGAGAATGTATGCACGGTTCAACTCAAGTCGATGCAATCCAAGAGACTTTATACAACCGAGTGTGCCGAAGGATTCTATCCTTTCAAGAGTTTCTATCCACCAGCACCAGGTTATTGTTCATCCTTTTTTATATCGTATATAGGAGTAATATGTTCACTAATAACTTGAACATGGTAAGCAATTCCTGGAAATAAAACTTTGTTAGTATTTGTCCCTTTGCTAGATGGAAGGACTTGTAGGGTCATCATCTAAGTCTTCTTTTGTCTTCATCAAGGATACCAAATCAAGCATTAAATTCGTAACTCACTTGGCATGTTTTGAAACCTCAAATCTAGTTATATTATTTATCCATTCTTTTGTATCGGACTCTCGGTAAATTAACTCCATAAAAACAACTTACATCGGACTCAATACTATTTGAAATATTAGTGTTTTGTCATTTTTTCATGGACCCTTCTGCAGGTGACTTGTACTTTAACACATAAATAGAATTTCTTGTCTCGGGCTTCATTTATTTAAGATGTAATACTCAAGATCACTTTATGGAAAGACTATGTGTTCTTTTTGGCATAATTTTATTAATTAAACATGACTAGGGATGAGTTTATATGAGAAAAAAAATTCTAGGCCATgtactttcttcttcttatatctACTAAGTCACCATTACGAAGTAGCGAACTATACTGATTGTATGAGCAGTCCTTGCATTTTACAACCTATGTGCTTCTGTAAATTGAGTTAAAAAATGAGTTAGAAAACGAGTTGTAAAACTTGTACAGAGTTGTAAAATTGAGTTATTTTGCTCGGGTTGTATTTTTCAGCTCATCTTTCTAACTGTCTCATTGCTTCCTTCTCTTATCCATTTGTCTTTTCCTTGGAACTGTTGTTAACTCTCTGACTTATGTTCTAGGTACAAGCATTACTGGTGGTGGAGCTGAATTGTTTAGATAGGACGCCTGTATTGTTTGATGTGCTGATGTTGTCGGTATGCCTCGCGGGTAAGAATATCATCTAATATACAGTTTGAGAGTTTGTACTACTTGATTCTTATTCTGTGCACTGTCAAGGATGGGCTGATGGGGCAGCTGTGGGACAACTACTTACAGGAACCTAACCCTACGTAACAATCAGCAACATCCAGATGCAGAGCTGTTGTGCACTGTGGAACTTGTAGATTCACACATTGGGTCTTCACTTAGCATAGCATGCAACGAGGCTGTTCAAACTGTAATGTCTGCTCAAAACTACAGATACAAAGTGGTTGTTCTATTATTTCACCTCAAGTATTAGTCTGAGGGAGTTAAAACTGAATCGAGACAGGAATAGTAACCGCCGCACCACTCCCACTTCGTCCTTCATCGGATTAGAATGAATTCAATAAGATCACTTGCTCAGACATGCCCATAGTTCTCCTTGGTTTAGCCGTTTCAGACATGCTTAGAGTTCTCCTTGGTTTAGCTATGTATTACTAGTCCATTTTCCTATTAGAAATATATACCTCCACCCTGACTAATTACGGTACCAAAAGGGATATTCTGTTTTTTTAGTTTCTTATTTATGTTGCGGAGATGCTCGTAATGGTAAGCTGTGCGTATGTCCATTCATAAGCATGTTTGTATGCTCATGTATTTGAGAGACTTCGGTTGTACTCTGCTAAAAAAATAGAGGTTGATATATGCTCCCTTTAGTCCTCGCAAGTTGGAACTCATACAAATGAAGGTACGCTCATTGGATCTCGATGCAAGAATGGATGTGCCATTAatgaaaaatgttaaatgtgtgttAAAAAATGTTCACTGTGTATTTTTTTTTAATATGCTTTCCACAAATGTTCAACATGTATTCCAGTAAAATGTTCAATGTATATCTAAAAATTGTTCAACATCTATAATTGGAAGTGTTTAATATGTATTTTTAAAAAGTTTGCATATAATTTggaaaaaagaaggaaaataaaaaaaatctaataGGAAAATGTTAAAAAATTATACAAAAATACACAAAAAGGGGAAAAACAAGAAATATTTGAAAACTAATTTGAACCGATCCATGAAAGATTCATAATTGCTCTCATAAACTATTACATGAGTTATATGGGCTGCTAGAGGTTAGACGATCGCTATGCAAGGGGTGCACCTATGTCTGCCGAGAGCAACTATCCGAGGAGCGCTTCTTTGGGAGCCTTCCAAGGTCACTCTCAAGCATTGCATTTGGTCCGTTCTCAGCCGCCGTCAAGTGTTGAGATCTGgtcgtttttttttatttttttaattgccCGTGCGTTTTTGTTTATTAGATGGTTTATTTGTGAGTTGTTTTTTGACGTTTTGGTTTTCCACTAGTGTTTCTTAGCTTTTGGATGCGATTTGTTTTCAAAAAACTAATATTTGGGTGAAAAAACAAGTTTTTATCAAGAGACACGATGTTATTTCCTTGAGAGGTGCGTCCGTGTCTCTCAAAAACGAAAAAAAACATGTATTTTTCCTTACTCGAGAGCCATAGTTCTGCTTACACGAGAGCATagatttgcttccgcgagaggcatgaccttgcctctctcaaataaaaaaacgtgttttttcttTCTCGAGATgcatagtttttcttctatgagaGGCACGGATTTGTTTCCCAAACTCTCAAAAGcaaaaaataatatattttttctttGCGAGAGGCAGAGTTTTGTCCATTTGTTTCGTGAAAACAAATAACTCATCAAAACCATCaacatgtgatctagttttgaagatctcgacatgACAAACCCAATGGTAAAACAGGTTCGAGATTTAAACACATGATTTAAGAAATAAAACCTTTGAAGATAACTGATCTACAAAAAAGGGGGGAAATTCTAGATTGACACAAATGGCACACATGAAGTGCGCAAGGTGGAAGTGACCTTTAAAAGGAGTACTTCTTAATTAGTGATTTTGTATCTAGGTTGACGTGAAATAGTTAAACGTCTTGTTTCAGGCAGCCACGTGATTGGGCTGGCCGAGCATGGACAAACATATACAACTTTTTTAACCTTTTTAACTTTATTTcatgtatttattttatttttgtatttttactaTTCAGAATGTTTTTATTATAAAAAGAAATTGTGAATCGTTCACTAGAAAAATGGTAAAGTTGCATAGAAAAAtgaaaatgttaatcatgtatttgAAAAGTACTAAATGTGTACAACAAATGTTCCGGATGTGAAAAACATATACAATGTTTATGGGAAAATAGACATAAAAAATATGTTTTACAAAACGTTAATCATGTATTTGAAAGATGTTATGCGTGAATATAAGAAATGTTGCCAATGTATATAAAAAGTATACATTGTGTACGTAAATAAATTAGTCATCAAAATGTATATGTCTTAGAAATTTGAGTGATGTATTATAAAAATGTTACATGTTTATATAAAAAATTAGTTCTTATTTGTACAAAACATTTACAATATGTATGCAATAAGTTCatatgaattttttttaaacggtaatcatatatttgaaaaatattaataGTGTGTACATAAATTTATAATGTGTTTGAAAAAAGGTAGATATCAACTAAATGTAAGACCTTAGAAATGGTAATCATATATTTGATAAAtgttaaaaatatataatatgtATGGAAAAAATTAGAGATCAAAACATTGTAAGTCTTGAAACGTGCTAATCAtatatttgaaaatgttaacGGTCTATACAAAAATGTATAATGTGTATGGAAAAAAAGTAGAGATGAAAACATTATATGTCTTAAAAAATGGTAATCATATAGTTGAGAAATGTTAAAAGTCTATACAGAAATTTATAATTTGTATGACAAAAGTAGAGATAAAAAAATCTTAAAAATGGTGATAATATATTTGTAAAATTCAAAGATGCAAATAAAATATTTTCATGTATACCCAAAATGATGAATGTGTATTTAAAGGGATGGCATCAAAATTAATGATTGAAAAAAATATAATCATGTGTTTGAAAAAACATTCAATGTGCAGAGGAAAAATATTTCAGATGTATGCGAAAAATGTTGCGTGTGATTGAAAAAATATTAAACATGTCTAGAAATATATTCATATTATATAGGATAATAGAAAGAAAACCAAATGAAAATAGATTAAATAGACAAAAAAGGGGGGAAACTaacacaaaagaataaaaaaatgaaaactcaTAAAAGAACCAAAGGAAACGATGAAAACTTAGAACAAAAGACGAAAAAACAATTAAagacgaaaaagaaaaaaacaaacaaaaaagaaaagacgaaaaaagaaaaaaacgaacaaaaaagaagaaaaaacaaagTCTTGGAAAACCAAAACAAAAGATTAAAAGAAACGAAAACCAAAAATCTGgggaagagaaaaaaataaagttgaagaaacaaataaATAACCGTAAAATAAAATGGGGATGATATCATCGGACGTTAGTTAAAAGCAGATGAAAAAACGAACATTTTTTATGGCAATTCAAGTGGTGCAAGGATGGAAATTTAGTTGACACATACATCGATTTTCTGTCAAGAAACAAACTGAAGCACGAAGTtagcatgcttgccaactaaaatTGTCATGGTCATTTCACCAAACTAAgcatcaattttttttattttccatgtGTTCATACCTGACGTTCGGGcattattattttcttcttcttttgggaGCGTTATCGGAATCCAAAAAAAAGAAACAAGAGAAAAAAACGAGGAATGAACACATATCGTAGCTTGCAGGAAATACTTTAGGCGATACTTCCTTCCATCTTGTGTTACGCGAGATATAGCTCCAAGTTCTCGCTGGGCTTTATATGACGCCTACATGGGCAGATGGTCCGTTAGTTGAGACGTTGGTGGCCCATATCGATCAGAGAGAGAAAGTCAGCAAGGCACGTTCGCCCAAGGCACTccccgtcggcggcggcggcagcggtggCTCCCCGGTCCCAATGGCTTCCAGTTCGCCGGTGCGTTGCCTTTACTGTCGCTGCCGTCGACCTCCGCCGATCCCCCTTTTCCTATCTTGTCAAATCTCATTCCATATAGGAGTATATAGCATGGTGGTAACAGGGAGCATTACATGGTCACAGTAGCAGAGATGAGCAGCCATACACACTATTATTACCAGAATGCTAATTGAGTTGGAGATCCAGTGTCATTTCAATAAGCACGACACAACCAATTGTCGTGTAACACGATCGAGCACGACGGGAACAGATCCGTGTTAGTTAGTCCCAAATTTGTTTTGTCATTCTGTCCATTTTCTCCGCTTTGTTGGAGTCCAGGAGCATTTTGGAACATGTCGTTAATTCCATTTACAATGACTAGTAAAATACCTGCGTGATCTCAACAGACCTGCTTTACATGGAGAAACTGAACATTATAGTGAATAAATTCATTCACAAGAAGGGTGTGCAGTATTCAAATATTTTGCAGGTAAAATTAACTTCACACAAGGGGCTTCAGATTCTAGTAATTTGACAAGATACAAGCATACATGTGTTAGTTGATATGTAAACAAACCTGCGTTACATGGATAAACTAAACATTCTAGCGAATAAATTCAGTCCAGCCGTAATATATATCTAGAACGAGAAGGTTTGCAGTATTCAAATCTTTTGCAGGTAAAATTAACTTGAGGCAACGGGCTTCAGCTTGTAGTAATTTGAGAAGGTACAAGTATACAACAGACATTTGATTTGCTTTACCTAATCAAACCTTGTGTCCTGCTCTTAATCTAATTGTCTATCTTGTTAGGACTGTCTCACTTTCACCTGGGGCCTGATAGATGTGAGGCTAGGGGTGGAGCCGAAGAGGTCACATTTCCAGCAATCCCAAATTTCGCTTGGTTTGTTGCAACGAAGTTGTGATCTATATCGCTCTCTGCATCCATGGTACCTTCCAAGACCTTGACTACCTCAGACATTTTAGGCCTTCTTTTGCAATCAATCTGCAAACACCACATCGCGAGCTGCATCATCTGAATTACATCTTGCTCGTGTGCTGGCATGTCATTACCGTTCTTGTTCATGTCATCTATTCTCTTTGTTGCtaagtataagtcttttaaaagttcTTACTAAAAATTGGCGGGAAATGAAGCCTGGAAAATAGCTAACATGCAATAATAAATAAATCTCATGCACATATTGGCCTAGCCAACACCAATTAGTCCTTATTGGCCTAAGCCAAGGTTGATAGGGACTTATTGGCCTAGCCAAAGCCGACAGGAGCTTATTGGCTTCGCCAAGGCCGATAAGCTCCCGGAAGCCAGGCTGACAGGCCTATCGGCCTAACCAAGGCCGATTAGGACttattggtcttggctaggccgatAGGTTCCAATCGGCCACGCCTAAGCCGAGGCCGTGTTATTTTTGAAAATTCTGAATTTTgtgcaatatttttcaaaaagaataaataaaatgcaatattttaaaaaaaattagccTCGAAACTGGCAGAACTTAAAAGCACTTGTGATTTTGGACTAGTCGTACTAACAAATATCTGTCAATTTCTCTACTTTGTCGGAGCCTAGGAGCATGTGGAACATCCTGTTAATTTCAATTACAATGACTAGAAAAATACCCGCATTAGTTGACCTGAAAATGGACTTGCATTATTCAGAAATTGAACATTCTAATGAGTAAATTCAGTCCAGCTGCTGTAGAACAAGAAGGTTCGCGATATTGAAATACTTTGCAGCAGGTAAATTTAACTCGAGACAAGAGGCTTCAGATTATAGTATTTTGAGAAGATACAACAGACTTACCATTTCCTTTACATAAGAATATCTCATGTCCTGCTCATAATCTAATTATCTGGTCAAGATTTTCTCATTTCACCTGGGGCCTGATACATGTGAAGCTAGAGGTGGAACTGAGGAGACCACATTTGCAGCAGCGCCGAAATTCACTTGATTTGTGGCAACAAAGTTATGATCAATGTTGCTCTCTGCATTCATGGTTCCTTCCAAGACCTTAACTACGTCGGACATTTTAGGCCTTCTTTTGCAATCAATTTGCAAACACCACATTGCGAGCTTCATCATCTCAATTACATCCTGCTTGTGTGCTAGCATGTCATTACTGTTCTTGTCAATCAAATCTACCAAGTGAGCATTCTTCACCTTTTCTTCCAACAGGGTGATAAGATGGATGCTCTCTTCTGATAGAGAAGTGTCGAGGTTCTTTCTTCCGCAGATGACTTCCATGACCACAACACCAAAGCTATAGACATCGGCCTTTTCTGTGATTTGTGATGTTAACCATTCAGGAGCTAAATATCCAGGTGTGCCTCGCATTTTGGTAACCACTTGGCTCATATCCCTGTCAATGAGCTTGCATAGTCCAAAATCAGAAAGTTTAGCATTGAAGTCATCATCTAAGAGGATGTTTTGTGGTTTGACATCCAAATGGGCAATCTTTTTCGTGCACTCCTCATGAAGATAAGCGAGACCCTTAGCTATGTTAGTGATAATCTTGCACCGTGTGCTCCATTCTAGAGGAGGTGAATCATTGTCATTTCGACAGTAGATCCATCTGTCCAACGATCCTTTTGGCATGTACTCATATACCAAGAGCCTATGCGATTTCTCTGCACAGAAACCAATCAATCTCACCAGATTAATATGATGAATGCTGCCAATTGTCTGAACCTCTGCAGAAAATTCTCTTTTGCCCTGACCAGCTCGATCCAAACGTTTTACCGCAATCCGTTGATCAGCTAGCTCTCCCTTGAAAACAGACCCAAATCCTCCTTTGCCGAGCTTGTCTTTGAATTGTTCGGTAGCTGCTTTCAGCTGCTGAAATGTGAACCTCATTGGTGTTCCTTGTAGCTCCCcaaactcttcctcctcctccatcttatgTTGTAGTTGTGTTCTTCGTTTACGTATAAAGTAGGTGGCGAGGAACAAGATGGTAAGCAAAAGGAAACCAACTACAGGAGCTGAAATTGCAACAACTCTTCTTACAGAGGAGGATTCCGGTTTCGCCGATGCAGGCAGAGCACTTGGGGTCGTAGGTGTTACCTTTGGCGGGGGTGCAGGCAGAGCACTTGGGGTCGTAGGTGTTCCCTTGGCCGGGGGTGCAGGCAGGGGACTTTCAGCTGTAGGCGATATATTTTGAATGATCGGGGCACAAGCGTTAACGCGCCCCTCCGCGCCCTGACTGAGGTTCACACAAATGTCGAGCGCGTTCAAGCCCTGATCGAGCATCACGCCACCTCCAACCGGAATAGCGGCTGGCAACATGGTGGcaatggggaggaggaggagaggcaggAGGCGGAGAGCCGAAGAGGTACTCACCACTGCCATTTGTGTTATGATTTCTGATTGCACCAGCTAACTGGAACCGGTCTCACAATTGCAAACTTGTGATAGGGTTCCTGTGGCTGTGACAGACTGACAGCTAACGGAGTGGAAGAGTGGTAGGGGATAGCAGACAGGGACATGATGTGTCTGTTGAATCATTCCTACACGCTTGTTTGCTTGTTAGTCCATTTCAAATTATATGTACGTACGACTTcaaggaaaataaaaaggaattacATCTGTATATAATGTCGTTTGATGATTTTACTGGTGTTTCTCAGAGTGTGATCTTTTTTTTtgctgcttgttttgatgattataATGTCGTTTGATGATTTTACACTCTTTCGCATCCATTTTGAAAGAATAAAAAACGTACTTCTAGACTTCTAATATAATTATTCCATATATAACATAGTGTTACACTCGGTGTTTTTGACCAGGGTATTTTTGCCCAGATCACACATCTTTGTTCATTACCGATCTGCCGTATGCTTTGTGGCAACACTTAGATCTGGAATCTTGAGTCAGCAGCAGAGATGTAGAGTGAATATCACTATTCAAGAAGTACCTTCGGGTTCAGGGCATGCTGAAGCTCACAGCATGGTTGGCAGCTGCTTGGAAGGTATTGGTGGCCTTGTTGACTGGCCTAGCTATCATGCCATCAACCTTGGAGCCATCTCTTACTCGCCATAACTCTGCGGGTTTGCGTGCTAAAGAGGGTGGCAAAAGCTTTCTGATTTTTACGAACATTTTGAAGCGCCAAATCTGAGGCTGCTTCAGTGTTTTGGTTGCATCGTGGACTAATAAATGTATCTTGCAGATTGTATCAAACTACCGGTAGAGGAAGACCACACAATGCCGAGTACCAAAAATACTCTACAAAGGGCAAAGTCATTGACGATAATTATATTTGTCTTATGCCTTGTCGGCATAGGCGGTTTTGCCGAGTGTTTACTCAGCAAACATTTGACGTACGTGAAGAGCTACTGACAGAGATCCGAAACAATGTTAGGTGGTCGGTTTGCCGAGTGTTACACCCGACAAAActgttgaaaatattttttcaTCAAGAAGCTAAAAAGATCGGTGAAAAACCGAAATAGCAAAAACCCAAGGAAAAAATCAATCTAACGtgcggaaaaaaataaaaaataaaatatggaGGAAACACTAAGAACACGACACGTGGCAGTGCGGATGAGAACACACCAAATGACGACGCGTgggagtgcttgttgggaggtttCTGAAGGAGcgttagtttttttttttttttgagggggCGAAGGAGCGTTAGCTAACTAGTTGCTCTCCCTTCTATCTTGTGTTAAGGGAGATATAGCTCTAAGCTCTTGCTGGACCATATATGACGCCTACATAAGCAGATGGGCCCGTTAGTTGAGTCGTTGGTGGCCCATATCGATCAGAGAGAGAAAGTCAGCAGGGCATGTTCGCCCCCTTCCTCCGTCGTCCCACCGCACTCCTcgtcagcagcggcggcggcgattgGACCAGCTCCCCGGTACCATTGGCTTCCAGTTCGCCGGTGTGTTGCCTTCAATGTCGCTGCCGTCGACCTCTGCCGATCCCTCCGGGAAAGGTGAACATCACCCTTTTCCTATCTTGTCAAATCTCATTCCATATATATAGCATGGTGGTAACAGGGAGCGTTACGTGGTCACAGTAGCAGAGATGAGCAGCCAGGTATCCATGATGATGCCATACACACTATTATTACCAGAATACTAATTGAGTTGGAGATCCAGTGTCATTTCAATAAGTACGGCAGAACCTATTGTCGTGTAACACGAGCACAACGGGAACTGATCCGTGTTAGTTAGTCCCAATTTTTTTTTCATTCTGTCCATTTTCTCCGATTTGTTGGAGTCTAGGAGCATTTTCGAACATGCCGTTAATTCCAATTACAATGACTGGTAAAATACCTGTGTGATCTCAACAGACCTGCTTTACATGGAGAAACTGAACATTATAGTGAATAAATTCATTCTACCCTCTGTATATACAGCAAGAAGGTGTGCAATATTCAAATATTGTGCCTGTAAAATTAACTTCACACAAGGGGCTTGAGATTCTAGTAATTTGACAATATACAAGCATGCACGTGTTAGTTGATCTGAAAACAAACCTGCATTACATGGAGAAACTGAACATTCGAGCCGTAATATCTAGAACGGGAAGGTTTGCCGTATTCAAATCTTTTGCAGGTAAAATTAACCTGAGGCAACGGGCTTCAGCTTGCAGTAATTTGAAAATATACAAG is part of the Hordeum vulgare subsp. vulgare unplaced genomic scaffold, MorexV3_pseudomolecules_assembly, whole genome shotgun sequence genome and harbors:
- the LOC123415195 gene encoding G-type lectin S-receptor-like serine/threonine-protein kinase SD2-5 codes for the protein MAVVSTSSALRLLPLLLLPIATMLPAAIPVGGGVMLDQGLNALDICVNLSQGAEGRVNACAPIIQNISPTAESPLPAPPAKGTPTTPSALPAPPPKVTPTTPSALPASAKPESSSVRRVVAISAPVVGFLLLTILFLATYFIRKRRTQLQHKMEEEEEFGELQGTPMRFTFQQLKAATEQFKDKLGKGGFGSVFKGELADQRIAVKRLDRAGQGKREFSAEVQTIGSIHHINLVRLIGFCAEKSHRLLVYEYMPKGSLDRWIYCRNDNDSPPLEWSTRCKIITNIAKGLAYLHEECTKKIAHLDVKPQNILLDDDFNAKLSDFGLCKLIDRDMSQVVTKMRGTPGYLAPEWLTSQITEKADVYSFGVVVMEVICGRKNLDTSLSEESIHLITLLEEKVKNAHLVDLIDKNSNDMLAHKQDVIEMMKLAMWCLQIDCKRRPKMSDVVKVLEGTMNAESNIDHNFVATNQVNFGAAANVVSSVPPLASHVSGPR